In candidate division KSB1 bacterium, the sequence GTTTTTGATTATAGCAAGATTGTAATGGTCGTTAAGGATCACAAAAACGCGCTCTCCGCACCGCTTGTGGCGATGCGTCTGGTGTTTTCAAATTTTGGTAAGATGTATGGCTTGTATCTGAGCATTGGTGTTGTTTGGATAGTAATGATGTTGTTTTACTGGCTGATAGCGCCTGGCGCGGGGCAGTCTAACTGGATCACAATTATTGGCGCTTTTGTGGTGGGGCAGATTTATTTGCTGGCGCGGATTGCAACGAGATGCCTGTTCTACGCCGGACAAACGTCGATGTTTACAGCCATCAGTCCTAAGGGTTAATGAAATGTCAAACTGAGTTGGGAACCATGGTATTCCAACTTTTTCTTTAACGAAGAGCACGAAGCGGGATTTGATGAATGTTCAGTGTGATTTTGGCATTTTGCAAAACAAATACTTTTCTTATTTATCGAAGTTCATTTGCTGGATGGCAACTCGTTAACCAAACGAGATGTTCGCGGCAAGGATGGCACAGTTAACAATACCCAATTTGTGGATCAATAAATTCCCGGGAGCTAATTTCGAACTAGCAATCTTTAATAAGTGGGGGGTGTACTAATAGACAACAGTTCAACTTCACTGTCAGTAATGTTCTTTATCTTATGATTCATTTCACAGCGAAAATGAATAGAGTCACCTTCCTCGAGAATGTATGGCTTGCCATCGAGAGTAACTTGAATTTTACCTTTGAATACAAAAATCAACTCTTCCCCGGCATGCTCATATCCTTGCGGAATGTTTTCCTGCCCTGGTTTGGGGCGGGCGATGATTACTTTTAATTTCGAGTCGATAATTCCTTTGGTAAGAGATTCAATAAAAACTTGATTCTTTTGATCAACTATTAACGAGCGCTCATCTTGTCGGACCATGGATACTTTTTGGTGGCTATCCTGTTCGAAAAAGATGCTGGTTTCTTTACCTAGAGCCGAAATAAGCTTCATTAGCGTTACAATAGTAGGAGAGGTCAGATTTCGTTCAATCTCTGAAATCTGAGTCGTTGATACTCCCGATTTGCAAGACAATTCTTTTAAAGTTAGACTATTTTCACCCCGCAATGATTTAATTTTTTTTCCCACATCGAATGCTTGCGCCATGACCTTCCTCCTGACCTTTGCCAAGGTCGACAATCACACTTCAATCAAAATGTAAATTTTTCTTAATTTTTTCCTTGACAATGATCTGTGTATTTGT encodes:
- a CDS encoding cupin domain-containing protein, which produces MAQAFDVGKKIKSLRGENSLTLKELSCKSGVSTTQISEIERNLTSPTIVTLMKLISALGKETSIFFEQDSHQKVSMVRQDERSLIVDQKNQVFIESLTKGIIDSKLKVIIARPKPGQENIPQGYEHAGEELIFVFKGKIQVTLDGKPYILEEGDSIHFRCEMNHKIKNITDSEVELLSISTPPTY